One genomic window of Rhinolophus ferrumequinum isolate MPI-CBG mRhiFer1 chromosome 23, mRhiFer1_v1.p, whole genome shotgun sequence includes the following:
- the CEP250 gene encoding centrosome-associated protein CEP250 isoform X2: METGGLGLNSMKPQSLQLMLEEQVLALQQQMAENQAASWRKLKSSQEAQQKQAALVRKLQAKVLQYRSWCQELEKQLEATGGPIPQRWESVEEPNLEQLLIQLEEEQQRCDSLAEVNTQLRLHMEKADVVNKALREDVEKLTVDWSRSRDELMRKESQWRMEQEFFKGYLKGEHGRLLSLWREVVTFRRHFLEMKSATDRDLTELKAEHVRLSGSLLTCCLRLTVGAQSRESDGPGKPDGREPTQLLLLLAKTQELEKEAYERSQELIQLKSQGDLEKAELQDRVTELSALLTQSQKQNEDYEKMVKALRETVEILETNHAELMEQEASLTRNAQEEKLSFQQVLAEEGDHMAQGSGHESTWDFSFQFNSQDPDTALTLVRSVLTRRHQAVQDLKQQLSGCQEAVSVLQQQHHQWEEEGEALRQRLETLTGERDTLAGQTVDLQGEVDSLSKERELLQKTREELQQQLEVLEQEAWRLRRTNMELQLQGDSAQGEKEEQQEELHLVVRERERLQETLAGLEAKQSESLSELITLRETLESSRLEGELLRQEQAEVTAALARAEQSIAELSSSEHSLKTEVADLRAAAAKLSALNEALALDKVGLNQQLLQLEQENQCMCNRMEAAEQARNALQVGLAEAERSTEALWEKNTHLEAQLQKAEETGAELQADLRGIQEEKEELQEKLSEARHQQEAASAQLEQLHLEARRQEEVLAREVQEKEALVRERAALEVRLQAVERDRQDLSEQLLALSSAKELLESSLFEVQQQYSLIEVTKGQLEVQIQTVTQAKEVIQGEVRCLKLELDTERSQAEQERETAARQLAQAEQEGQTAVQQQKSAHEEEMKRLQEKWEKERTQHQQELGKALERLEREKMELEIQLREQQAETEALRTQREEERAEAESALCQMQLETEKERVSLLETLLQTQKELADASQQLERLRQDIKVQKLKEQETTGMLQTQLREAQQELEQGAEQHRDDLAALRKEGSTLLQDKIDLQKQVEDLKSQLLSQDDSRRLVEQEFQEKLREAQEGSRVQKELEREKASLTLSLVEKEQRLLVLQEADSVRQQELSSLRQDMQEAQEGQKELSAQVELLKQEVKEKETDFLAQEAQLLEDLETSRVTEQQLRASLWAQEAKAAQLQLQLHSMESQLEALAAEQQPGHHAQAQLASLYSVLQQALGSGCESRPELSGGGDSAPSLWGPEPDQNGARILFKRGPLLTALSAEAVASALHKLHQDLWKTRQARDDLRDQVKKLEQRLTDTEAEKSQGYAELQDLQKQLSQNQEEKSRWEGKQNSLESELMELHETVASLQSRLRRAELQGMEAQNERELLQTAKENLTAQVQHLQASVAEARAQASAAGVLEEDLRTARSALKLKNEEVESERERAQALQEQGELKVAHGKALQENLAILAQALSEREGEVEALQENIRELEKQREMQKAALELLSLDLKKRNQEVDLQQEQIQELEKCRSVLEHLPMAVQEREQKLTMQREQIKELEKDRETQRNILEHQLLELEKKAQVIESQKTQIQDLKKQLVTLECLALELEENHHKMECQQKAIEELEGQREMQRVALTHLTLDLEEKSQELQAQSSQIHELESHSSLLARELQEKDQEVKSQREQVELLQRQKEHLTQDLEKRDQEMVLQKERIQVLEDQRTLQTKILEEDLEQIKLSLRERGRELASQRQLMQERTEEGKGPSKAQRGSLEHMKLILRDKEKEVECQQERIQELQVHKDQLDQQLQGLHRKVGETSLLLTQREQEIVALQRHLQEAREEGELKEQSLQAQLEEAQRALAQRDQELEALQHQQQQAQGQEENVKEKASALQGALEQAHVTLNERQGELEDHREHVRRLQEELAVEGQRVQALEEVLGDLRAESREQEKALLALQQQCTEQAQEHEAEAKALRDSWLQAQATLKERDQELQALQADSQSSQHREEAARGQAEALQKALGKAQAALQEKEQHLLEQAALSRSLEASITTLQAALDSCQAQARQLEEALRKREGEIQDRDLRHQEAVQELQQALAQRDEDLRRRKKQRQLLEKSLAQRVREDVTQEKQDPGQKRTEEEVRGLRESLRELQLTLARKEEEILELREQRKNLEDSAHSHKASPAEEPSTKFDSLGPRLQQELERLQAALRQTEAREIEWREKAQDLALSLAQSKASVSNLQEVAMFLQASILERDSEQQRLQEELELTRSALEKEQLHSPGPTSRAERGPRGEAGVQLEEVSGVEAEPSPEIEEKQPWGQRLEHLQRAVAQLEIDRSRLQRHNIQLRTTLEQVERERRKLKKDFLRASRTGIPEISEATASSPILQNGRGQTVSLDAKHMVELQKEVALLRAQLALERKQKQDYIARSVQTSRELAGLHHSLSHSLLAVAQAPEATVLEAETRKLDESLTQSLTSPGPVLLCPSPGASQATSR; the protein is encoded by the exons AGGCTTTCAGGGTCTCTGTTGACCTGTTGTCTGCGCTTGACTGTGGGAGCACAATCTCGGGAATCTGATGGACCTGGGAAACCAGATGGGAGAGAGCCAACCCAGCTGCTACTGCTACTAGCCAAGACCCAGGAGCTGGAGAAGGAAGCCTATGAAAGGAGCCAGGAGTTAATACAGCTGAAGAGTCAAGGGGATCTAGAGAAGGCTGAGCTTCAGGATCG GGTGACTGAGCTCTCTGCTCTTCTGACGCAGTCTCAGAAGCAAAATGAAGATTATGAAAAGATGGTGAAGGCGCTGAGAGAGACAGTGGAGATCCTG GAGACAAATCATGCAGAATTAATGGAACAGGAGGCATCCCTTACTAGGAATGCCCAAGAGGAGAAGCTCTCTTTCCAGCAG GTCCTGGCGGAAGAAGGGGACCATATGGCCCAAGGCTCTGGTCATGAGAGCACCTGGGACTTCTCCTTCCAGTTTAATTCCCAAGACCCAGACACAGCTCTCACTCTGGTGCGTTCAGTACTGACTCGGCGACACCAGGCTGTGCAG GACCTAAAGCAGCAGCTTTCAGGCTGTCAGGAAGCTGTGAGCGTCttgcagcagcagcatcaccagTGGGAGGAAGAGGGCGAGGCCTTGAGGCAGCGGTTAGAGACGCTCACGGGGGAGCGGGACACTCTGGCGGGGCAGACCGTGGACCTCCAGGGAGAAGTGGACTCCCTCAGCAA GGAGCGAGAGCTCCTGCAGAAGACCAGGGAggagctgcagcagcagctggaggTGCTGGAACAGGAGGCATGGCGACTGCGAAGGACAAACATGGAACTGCAGCTGCAGGGGGACTCCGCTCAGGGCGAGAaggaggagcagcaggaggagcTGCACCTGGTTGTGCGCGAAAGGGAGCGCCT TCAGGAGACACTCGCAGGCCTGGAAGCCAAACAGTCAGAATCACTCAGTGAACTGATCACTCTTCGCGAAACCCTGGAGTCAAGTCGCCTAGAAGGGGAGTTGCTGAGGCAAGAGCAAGCAGAAGTGACCGCAGCACTGGCGAGG GCAGAACAGTCCATTGCAGAGCTGTCGAGTTCTGAGCACAGCCTGAAGACTGAGGTAGCTGATCTTCGGGCTGCAGCTGCCAAGCTCAGTGCCTTAAATGAGGCTTTGGCCTTAGATAAAGTTGGCCTTAACCAGCAGCTTCTCCAG TTAGAACAGGAGAACCAGTGTATGTGTAACAGAATGGAGGCAGCAGAGCAGGCGAGAAACGCTTTGCAGGTGGGCctggcagaggcagagaggagcACGGAAGCCCTGTGGGAAAAGAACACTCACCTGGAGGCTCAGCTGCAGAAAGCGGAGGAGACCGGGGCTGAGCTGCAGGCAGACCTCAGGGGCAtccaagaagagaaggaagaacttCAAGAGAAACTAAGCGAG GCACGTCACCAGCAGGAGGCAGCCTCAGCTCAGCTGGAGCAGCTGCATCTGGAGGCAAGGCGACAGGAAGAAGTGCTGGCCCGGGAAGTGCAGGAGAAGGAGGCCCTAGTGCGGGAGAGGGCAGCTCTAGAGGTGCGGCTGCAGGCTGTGGAGCGGGACCGGCAGGACCTCTCTGAACAACTGCTGGCGCTCAG CTCAGCCAAGGAGCTCCTGGAGAGCAGTCTGTTTGAGGTCCAACAACAATATTCTCTGATAGAGGTCACGAAGGGGCAGCTGGAGGTCCAGATTCAAACTGTCACTCAAGCCAAGGAAGTCATCCAAG GGGAAGTGAGGTGCCTGAAGCTGGAACTGGACACTGAACGGAGCCAGGCAGAGCAGGAGCGGGAGACGGCAGCCAGACAGCTGGCCCAGGCTGAGCAAGAGGGGCAGACTGCCGTGCAGCAGCAGAAGTCAGCGCACGAGGAGGAGATGAAGCGGCTCCAGGAGAAATGG GAGAAAGAGCGCACCCAGCACCAGCAAGAACTGGGTAAGGCGCTGGAGAGGCtagagagggagaaaatggagCTGGAAATCCAGCTGAGGGAGCAGCAGGCGGAAACCGAGGCCCTCCGGACGCAGAGGGAAGAAGAACGGGCCGAGGCCGAGAGCGCCCTATGCCAG ATGCAGCTCgaaacagagaaggagagagtgtCTCTCCTGGAGACACTGCTACAGACCCAGAAGGAGCTGGCAGATGCCAGCCAACAACTGGAACGGCTGAGGCAGGACATAAAGGTTCAGAAGTTAAAGGAACAG GAGACCACTGGGATGCTGCAGACCCAGCTCCGGGAGGCTCAGCAGGAGCTGGAGCAGGGAGCCGAGCAGCACAGAGACGACCTCGCTGCCCTCCGGAAAGAGGGCAGCACCCTGCTGCAGGATAAGATAGACCTGCAGAAGCAg GTGGAGGACTTGAAGTCTCAGCTGCTTTCCCAGGATGACTCCCGGAGGCTGGTGGAGCAGGAGTTTCAGGAGAAGCTGAGAGAAGCCCAGGAGGGCAGCCGAGTTCAGaaggagctggagagagagaaagccag CCTGACCCTGTCGCTGGTGGAAAAGGAACAGAGACTCCTTGTTTTACAAGAAGCTGACTCCGTTCGACAACAAGAGCTGAGCTCCCTGCGCCAGGATATGCAGGAGGCCCAGGAAGGGCAGAAGGAGCTCAGTGCCCAG GTGGAATTACTGAAGCAGGaggtgaaggagaaggagacTGACTTTCTGGCCCAGGAAGCACAGCTGCTGGAAGACCTAGAGACATCGCGAGTAACAGAGCAGCAGCTGCGAGCTTCCCTGTGGGCCCAAGAAGCCAAGGCAGCCCAACTACAGCTGCAACTGCACAGCATGGAGAGCCAGCTGGAGGCACTGGCTGCAGAACAGCAGCCGGGGCACCATGCCCAGGCCCAGCTAGCCAGTCTCTATTCTGTCCTGCAGCAGGCCCTGGGGTCTGGTTGTGAGAGCAGGCCTGAGCTGAGTGGTGGGGGAGATTCTGCTCCCTCCCTCTGGGGCCCTGAGCCAG ACCAGAATGGAGCGAGAATCCTCTTTAAAAGAGGGCCACTCCTGACAGCTCTTTCGGCTGAGGCGGTGGCGTCTGCCCTCCACAAGCTCCACCAAGACCTTTGGAAGACTCGGCAGGCCCGG GACGACCTGCGGGATCAGGTGAAGAAGCTGGAACAGCGTCTCACTGATACAGAGGCTGAGAAGAGCCAGGGCTACGCAGAATTGCAGGATCTGCAGAAACAGCTCTCTCAGAACCAGGAAG AGAAATCCAGGTGGGAAGGAAAACAGAACTCCCTGGAGAGTGAGCTGATGGAACTGCACGAAACTGTGGCATCCTTACAGAGTCGCCTACGGCGAGCAGAGCTGCAGGGAATGGAAGCCCAG AATGAGCGAGAGTTACTTCAGACAGCCAAGGAGAACCTGACAGCCCAGGTGCAACATCTGCAAGCATCTGTTGCAGAAGCCAGGGCCCAGGCAAGTGCTGCTGGGGTCCTGGAAGAAGACCTGAGAACGGCTCGCTCAGCtctgaaactgaaaaatgaggAGGTGGAGAGTGAACGCGAGAGAGCCCAGGCTCTGCAAGAGCAGGGAGAGCTGAAGGTGGCCCACGGGAAGGCTCTACAGGAGAATTTGGCTATCCTGGCCCAGGCCCTGTCTGAAAGAGAAGGGGAGGTGGAGGCCTTGCAGGAAAATATCCGGGAACTGGAGAAGCAGCGGGAAATGCAAAAGGCTGCTTTGGAATTGCTGTCTCTGGACCTAAAGAAGAGGAACCAAGAGGTAGATCTGCAGCAGGAACAGATTCAGGAGCTGGAGAAATGTAGGTCTGTTTTAGAGCATCTGCCCATGGCCGTCCAGGAGCGAGAGCAGAAGCTGACTATGCAGAGGGAGCAGATCAAAGAGCTCGAGAAGGATCGAGAGACACAGAGGAACATCTTGGAGCATCAGCTTCTAGAACTCGAGAAGAAGGCCCAAGTGATCGAGTCCCAGAAAACACAGATTCAGGATCTGAAGAAGCAGTTGGTCACTCTGGAATGCCTGGCCCTGGAACTAGAGGAAAACCATCATAAAATGGAGTGCCAGCAAAAGGCAATTGAggagctggagggacagagggaaatgCAAAGGGTGGCTCTGACCCACCTTACCCTGGACCTGGAGGAAAAGAGTCAGGAGCTGCAAGCGCAAAGCAGCCAGATCCATGAACTGGAGAGCCACAGCAGCCTCCTGGCGAGAGAGCTCCAGGAGAAGGACCAGGAGGTGAAGTCCCAGCGAGAACAGGTCGAGTTGCTGCAGAGGCAGAAAGAACATCTGACTCAGGACCTCGAGAAAAGGGATCAGGAGATGGTGCTGCAGAAGGAGAGGATTCAGGTCCTGGAAGATCAGAGGACACTACAGACCAAGATCCTAGAGGAGGACCTGGAACAGATCAAGCTGTCCTTGCGAGAGCGAGGCCGGGAGCTGGCCTCTCAGAGGCAGCTGATGCAGGAGCGGACTGAGGAAGGGAAGGGCCCGAGTAAAGCACAGCGCGGGAGCCTGGAGCACATGAAGCTGATCCTGCGCGATAAGGAGAAGGAGGTGGAATGCCAGCAGGAGCGTATCCAGGAACTTCAGGTGCACAAAGACCAGCTGGATCAGCAGCTCCAGGGCTTACACAGGAAGGTAGGGGAGACCAGCCTACTCCTGACCCAGCGAGAACAGGAGATAGTGGCACTGCAGCGGCACCTGCAGGAAGCCAGGGAAGAGGGGGAGCTGAAAGAACAGTCACTTCAGGCTCAGCTGGAAGAGGCCCAGAGAGCCCTGGCCCAGAGGGACCAGGAACTCGAGGCCCTGCAGCACCAACAGCAGCAGGCgcaggggcaggaggagaatGTGAAGGAGAAGGCAAGTGCCCTGCAGGGCGCTCTGGAGCAGGCCCATGTGACACTGAATGAGCGCCAGGGAGAGCTCGAGGACCACAGGGAACACGTGCGAaggctccaggaagagctggCAGTGGAGGGACAGCGAGTACAGGCCCTGGAGGAGGTGTTGGGTGACCTAAGAGCTGAGTCTCGGGAGCAGGAGAAGGCTTTGCTGGCCCTCCAGCAGCAGTGCACAGAGCAAGCACAGGAGCACGAGGCAGAGGCCAAGGCCCTGCGAGACAGCTGGCTGCAGGCACAGGCAACGCTCAAGGAACGGGACCAGGAGCTGCAGGCCCTGCAGGCAGACAGCCAGTCCTCGCAGCACCGCGAGGAGGCTGCCCGGGGCCAGGCTGAGGCTCTGCAGAAGGCCCTCGGCAAGGCTCAAGCTGCCCTGCAGGAGAAAGAGCAGCATCTCCTTGAGCAGGCAGCCCTGAGCCGCAGCCTGGAGGCCAGCATCACTACCTTGCAGGCTGCCCTGGACTCATGCCAGGCACAAGCACGGCAGCTGGAGGAGGCCCTGAGGAAGCGGGAAGGCGAGATCCAGGACCGGGATCTCCGACACCAGGAGGCCGTGCAGGAGCTCCAGCAGGCACTTGCCCAGAGGGATGAAGATCTGAGACGTCGGAAGAAACAGAGGCAGCTGCTGGAGAAGTCTCTGGCCCAGAGAGTCCGAGAGGATGTGACCCAAGAGAAGCAGGACCCAGGGCAGaagaggacagaggaagaggTGAGGGGCCTTCGTGAGAGCCTAAGGGAGCTACAGCTGACTCTAGCCCGAAAGGAAGAGGAGATCCTGGAGCTGAGGGAGCAAAGAAAGAATCTGGAGGACTCAGCCCACAGCCACAAAGCCTCCCCAGCGGAGGAGCCATCTACAAAATTTGATTCTTTAGGGCCCAGGCTGCAGCAGGAGCTGGAGCGACTACAGGCAGCCCTGAGGCAGACGGAAGCCAGGGAGATCGAGTGGAGGGAGAAGGCCCAGGACTTGGCGCTGTCCCTGGCCCAGAGCAAGGCCAGTGTCAGCAATCTGCAGGAGGTCGCCATGTTCCTACAAGCCTCTATCCTGGAGCGGGACTCGGAGCAGCAGAGGCTACAG GAGGAGTTGGAGCTCACCAGATCGGCTCTGGAGAAAGAACAGCTCCACAGCCCTGGCCCGACCAGCAGAGCAGAACGGGGGCCCAGAGGAGAGGCAGGTGTACAGCTGGAGGAG GTCTCAGGAGTGGAAGCTGAGCCTAGTCCTGAGATAGAGGAGAAGCAGCCGTGGGGACAAAGGCTTGAACACCTACAGCGAGCGGTGGCACAGCTGGAGATTGACCGGAGCCGGCTGCAGCGCCACAATATCCAGCTGCGGACCACCTTGGAGCAG GTAGAGCGAGAGCGGAGGAAGCTGAAGAAGGATTTCCTGCGCGCATCACGGACAGGGATCCCGGAGATCAGTGAAGCCACAGCGTCGTCACCCATACTACAG AATGGAAGAGGACAGACGGTGTCCTTAGATGCCAAGCACATGGTTGAACTGCAGAAAGAG GTGGCCCTGCTGCGAGCCCAGCTGGCCTTGGAGCGGAAGCAGAAGCAAGACTACATCGCCCGCTCAGTCCAGACCAGCCGTGAGCTAGCGGGCCTgcaccacagcctctcccactCCCTTCTTGCCGTGGCCCAGGCCCCTGAGGCCACTGTCCTGGAGGCTGAGACCCGCAAGCTGGACGAGTCTCTGACTCAAAGTCTGACATCCCCAGGGCCAGTCCTGCTATGCCCCAGCCCCGGCGCTTCCCAAGCCACCTCCAGGTAG